A region from the Oryzias latipes chromosome 20, ASM223467v1 genome encodes:
- the prpf4b gene encoding serine/threonine-protein kinase PRP4 homolog isoform X3, with protein MGKQDLESHERSGNEDSGDVSEEEEEEEGTAEANGEKAEGSKHHSGSGKHKRKKHKHRSKHKKHKHAANEDKERKRKHRHKHRKHKRKEGSPAPGPALFDPSKKVESSPSSGIPSLDDRALLEDLEKQRAMIKAELDSQLMEGKVQSGMGLILQGYNSGSEEDGDARMRNGEQRPRGSSGKPISPRGGKTGKSRRDSTEASKSNAKRRSRSKSAEKSARESKPDKGTKSSKEAVVRDRGRGRSRSKDRKRSDSKDRKKSNSPPSLRGEQKASRTEKRPSPQRDDKTNQERPSRRSRSPARERPRRSDADRDKRPAKSPSKDTSLGKENRSPHRRGPHSPTRKRSASPRHRDAHHKLAGAPEKAAKQNHSPTRTRSPPRRGRSRSADVRRREADRQESPPSRKRSRADVGPARNRSRDKSPRSVSRRRVSRSPLRRRSPSPRRRSRSPPRRRSRSPLGHRSGERDRYGRLRQYRRSTSRDRDRRRRRRSRDEDKFKGSLSEGMKLDQESSEDEVLDEFESEEIDEEALIEQRRQQRLAIVQKYKAVNEESNMVSEPSSPQSSTRSRSPSPDDILERVAADVKEYERENLNTFEANIKAKHNLIAQEKDGANPKKPSAPDMFTESDDLFAADFDSARMRAAGLGKDFKENPNLRDNWTDAEGYYRVNIGEILDKRYDVYGYTGQGVFSNVVRARDAARAGQDVAVKIIRNNELMQKTGLKELEFLKKLNDADPDDKFHCLRLFRHFYHKQHLCLVFEPLSMNLREVLKKYGKDVGLHIKAVRSYSQQLFLALKLLKRCNILHADIKPDNILVNESKTILKLCDFGSASHVADNDITPYLVSRFYRAPEIIIGKPYDYGIDMWSVGCTLYELYTGKILLPGSSNNHMLKLAMDLKGKMPNKMIRKGFFKDQHFDQNLNFLYIEVDKVTEREKVTVMSTINPTKDLLADLIGGQRLPEDQRKKVMQLKDLLEGTLMLDPAKRVSINQALQHPFIQEKI; from the exons ATGGG TAAACAAGACCTGGAGAGCCATGAAAGGAGCGGCAATGAAGACAGTGGAGACGTgtctgaggaagaagaggaggaagag GGAACAGCCGAAGCGAACGGCGAGAAGGCAGAGGGATCCAAACATCACAGCGGCAGCGGCAAACACAAGCGGAAGAAACACAAGCATCGCAGCAAGCATAAAAAGCACAAGCATGCGGCGAACGAGGACAAGGAGCGAAAACGCAAGCATCGCCACAAACACCGGAAACACAAGCGCAAAGAGGGCTCGCCTGCCCCAGGCCCCGCCCTCTTTGACCCCTCCAAGAAAGTGGAATCGTCTCCGTCCTCCGGGATTCCCAGTCTGGACGACAGAGCTTTGCTGGAGGACTTGGAGAAGCAGAGGGCCATGATCAAAGCCGAGCTGGACAGCCAGTTGATGGAGGGCAAGGTCCAGTCCGGGATGGGCCTGATCCTCCAGGGCTACAACTCTGGTTCTGAAGAGGATGGAGATGCAAGGATGAGGAACGGGGAGCAGCGTCCAAGGGGCAGCTCAGGGAAACCAATATCTCCCAGGGGCGGCAAAACTGGGAAATCTAGACGGGACTCGACCGAGGCCAGTAAATCCAACGCCAAGCGCCGCAGTCGGAGTAAGTCTGCAGAGAAGTCTGCCAGGGAGTCGAAACCGGACAAGGGGACCAAGAGCTCAAAGGAGGCAGTTGTTAGAGACAGAGGTCGCGGCAGGAGCCGGTCAAAAGACCGGAAGCGGTCAGACAGCAAGGACAGGAAAAAGTCCAACTCCCCCCCGAGCCTCCGAGGCGAGCAGAAGGCCAGTCGCACTGAAAAACGTCCGTCTCCACAGCGAGACGACAAAACCAACCAGGAAAGACCAAGCCGGCGGTCCAGGTCACCCGCACGAGAACGGCCGAGGCGCTCTGATGCCGATAGGGACAAACGGCCGGCCAAGTCCCCGTCCAAGGACACTTCCTTAGGTAAAGAGAACCGCTCGCCGCACAGGCGGGGGCCCCACAGTCCCACCAGGAAACGCAGCGCTTCTCCTCGCCACAGAGACGCCCATCACAAGTTGGCCGGTGCCCCGGAGAAGGCGGCGAAACAGAACCACTCTCCGACCAGAACACGGTCCCCCCCCAGGAGAGGACGCAGCCGCTCCGCGGACGTCAGGAGGAGGGAGGCTGACCGGCAGGAGTCCCCGCCAAG CAGAAAGCGCTCTCGGGCAGACGTAGGACCAGCCAGGAACAGATCCCGGGACAAGAGTCCCAGGTCGGTCTCCCGACGCCGAGTGAGTCGCTCTCCTCTCAGGAGGAGGTCCCCATCGCCACGGCGACGCTCGCGCTCACCCCCCCGCAGGCGAAGCAGGTCTCCCCTGGGGCACAG GTCCGGGGAGCGGGACCGGTACGGCAGACTCCGGCAGTACCGACGCTCCACCTCCCGGGATcgggacaggaggaggaggaggcgcagcagagatgaagacaAGTTTAAAGGGAGCCTCTCGGAGGGGATGAAGCTGGACCAGGAATCCTCAGAGGATGAAGT GTTGGATGAGTTTGAAAGCGAGGAGATCGATGAAGAAGCTCTCATAGAACAGAGGCGCCAGCAGCGCTTGGCCATCGTCCAG AAATACAAGGCGGTGAACGAAGAGAGCAACATGGTGTCGGAGCCCAGCAGCCCGCAGAGCAGCACGCGCAGCCGCTCGCCGTCACCCGACGACATTCTGGAGCGCGTGGCCGCCGACGTCAAGGAGTACGAGCGGGAGAATCTCAACACCTTTGAGGCCAACATCAAAGCCAAGCACAACTTGATCGCGCAGGAGAAAGACG GAGCCAACCCAAAGAAGCCCTCCGCCCCGGACATGTTTACCGAGTCGGATGACCTGTTTGCCGCCGACTTTGAT agcgccaggaTGAGAGCTGCAGGTCTGGGCAAGGACTTCAAGGAGAACCCCAACCTCAGAGACAATTGGACCGACGCCGAGGGTTACTACC GAGTGAACATCGGAGAGATTCTGGACAAGCGCTATGACGTGTACGGGTACACGGGTCAGGGCGTCTTCAGCAACGTGGTCAGAGCCCGGGACGCCGCCAGAGCCGGCCAGGACGTGGCGGTCAAGATCATCAGGAACAACGAGCTCAT GCAGAAGACGGGCCTGAAGGAGTTGGAGTTCCTCAAGAAGCTGAACGACGCCGATCCGGACGACAAGTTCCACTGCCTCCGTCTGTTCCGGCACTTCTACCACAAGCAGCACCTGTGTCTGGTGTTTGAGCCTCTGAG CATGAACCTTCGGGAGGTTCTGAAGAAGTACGGCAAAGACGTGGGGCTCCACATCAAAGCGGTGCGGTCCTACAGCCAGCAGCTGTTCCTGGCGCTCAAGCTGCTGAAGCGCTGCAACATCCTCCACGCTGACATCAAACCCGACAACATCCTG GTGAACGAGTCAAAAACCATCCTGAAGCTCTGTGATTTTGGCTCCGCCTCTCATGTGGCAGACAATGACATCACGCCGTACCTGGTCAGCAGGTTCTACAGAGCGCCTGAAATCA TCATAGGAAAGCCTTACGACTACGGCATCGACATGTGGTCCGTGGGCTGCACGCTGTACGAGCTGTACACCGGCAAGATCCTGCTGCCGGGATCCTCCAACAACCACATGCTCAAGCTGGCCATGGACCTCAAGGGCAAAATGCCCAACAAG ATGATCCGGAAAGGCTTCTTCAAAGACCAGCACTTCGACCAGAACCTGAACTTCCTGTACATCGAGGTGGACAAAGTGACAGAAAGG GAGAAAGTGACGGTGATGAGCACCATCAACCCCACCAAAGACCTGCTGGCAGACCTGATAGGCGGCCAGCGGCTGCCCGAGGACCAGAGGAAGAAGGTGATGCAGCTGAAGGACCTGCTGGAAGGCACGCTGATGCTGGACCCGGCCAAACGCGTCAGCATCAACCAGGCGCTCCAGCACCCCTTCATCCAGGAGAAGATCTGA
- the prpf4b gene encoding serine/threonine-protein kinase PRP4 homolog isoform X1, translating to MADVEMDITSRRMNNGNEHVKQDLESHERSGNEDSGDVSEEEEEEEGTAEANGEKAEGSKHHSGSGKHKRKKHKHRSKHKKHKHAANEDKERKRKHRHKHRKHKRKEGSPAPGPALFDPSKKVESSPSSGIPSLDDRALLEDLEKQRAMIKAELDSQLMEGKVQSGMGLILQGYNSGSEEDGDARMRNGEQRPRGSSGKPISPRGGKTGKSRRDSTEASKSNAKRRSRSKSAEKSARESKPDKGTKSSKEAVVRDRGRGRSRSKDRKRSDSKDRKKSNSPPSLRGEQKASRTEKRPSPQRDDKTNQERPSRRSRSPARERPRRSDADRDKRPAKSPSKDTSLGKENRSPHRRGPHSPTRKRSASPRHRDAHHKLAGAPEKAAKQNHSPTRTRSPPRRGRSRSADVRRREADRQESPPSRKRSRADVGPARNRSRDKSPRSVSRRRVSRSPLRRRSPSPRRRSRSPPRRRSRSPLGHRSGERDRYGRLRQYRRSTSRDRDRRRRRRSRDEDKFKGSLSEGMKLDQESSEDEVLDEFESEEIDEEALIEQRRQQRLAIVQKYKAVNEESNMVSEPSSPQSSTRSRSPSPDDILERVAADVKEYERENLNTFEANIKAKHNLIAQEKDGANPKKPSAPDMFTESDDLFAADFDSARMRAAGLGKDFKENPNLRDNWTDAEGYYRVNIGEILDKRYDVYGYTGQGVFSNVVRARDAARAGQDVAVKIIRNNELMQKTGLKELEFLKKLNDADPDDKFHCLRLFRHFYHKQHLCLVFEPLSMNLREVLKKYGKDVGLHIKAVRSYSQQLFLALKLLKRCNILHADIKPDNILVNESKTILKLCDFGSASHVADNDITPYLVSRFYRAPEIIIGKPYDYGIDMWSVGCTLYELYTGKILLPGSSNNHMLKLAMDLKGKMPNKMIRKGFFKDQHFDQNLNFLYIEVDKVTEREKVTVMSTINPTKDLLADLIGGQRLPEDQRKKVMQLKDLLEGTLMLDPAKRVSINQALQHPFIQEKI from the exons ATGGCTGACGTAGAGATGGACATAACGTCCAGAAGAATGAATAATGGAAATGAACACGT TAAACAAGACCTGGAGAGCCATGAAAGGAGCGGCAATGAAGACAGTGGAGACGTgtctgaggaagaagaggaggaagag GGAACAGCCGAAGCGAACGGCGAGAAGGCAGAGGGATCCAAACATCACAGCGGCAGCGGCAAACACAAGCGGAAGAAACACAAGCATCGCAGCAAGCATAAAAAGCACAAGCATGCGGCGAACGAGGACAAGGAGCGAAAACGCAAGCATCGCCACAAACACCGGAAACACAAGCGCAAAGAGGGCTCGCCTGCCCCAGGCCCCGCCCTCTTTGACCCCTCCAAGAAAGTGGAATCGTCTCCGTCCTCCGGGATTCCCAGTCTGGACGACAGAGCTTTGCTGGAGGACTTGGAGAAGCAGAGGGCCATGATCAAAGCCGAGCTGGACAGCCAGTTGATGGAGGGCAAGGTCCAGTCCGGGATGGGCCTGATCCTCCAGGGCTACAACTCTGGTTCTGAAGAGGATGGAGATGCAAGGATGAGGAACGGGGAGCAGCGTCCAAGGGGCAGCTCAGGGAAACCAATATCTCCCAGGGGCGGCAAAACTGGGAAATCTAGACGGGACTCGACCGAGGCCAGTAAATCCAACGCCAAGCGCCGCAGTCGGAGTAAGTCTGCAGAGAAGTCTGCCAGGGAGTCGAAACCGGACAAGGGGACCAAGAGCTCAAAGGAGGCAGTTGTTAGAGACAGAGGTCGCGGCAGGAGCCGGTCAAAAGACCGGAAGCGGTCAGACAGCAAGGACAGGAAAAAGTCCAACTCCCCCCCGAGCCTCCGAGGCGAGCAGAAGGCCAGTCGCACTGAAAAACGTCCGTCTCCACAGCGAGACGACAAAACCAACCAGGAAAGACCAAGCCGGCGGTCCAGGTCACCCGCACGAGAACGGCCGAGGCGCTCTGATGCCGATAGGGACAAACGGCCGGCCAAGTCCCCGTCCAAGGACACTTCCTTAGGTAAAGAGAACCGCTCGCCGCACAGGCGGGGGCCCCACAGTCCCACCAGGAAACGCAGCGCTTCTCCTCGCCACAGAGACGCCCATCACAAGTTGGCCGGTGCCCCGGAGAAGGCGGCGAAACAGAACCACTCTCCGACCAGAACACGGTCCCCCCCCAGGAGAGGACGCAGCCGCTCCGCGGACGTCAGGAGGAGGGAGGCTGACCGGCAGGAGTCCCCGCCAAG CAGAAAGCGCTCTCGGGCAGACGTAGGACCAGCCAGGAACAGATCCCGGGACAAGAGTCCCAGGTCGGTCTCCCGACGCCGAGTGAGTCGCTCTCCTCTCAGGAGGAGGTCCCCATCGCCACGGCGACGCTCGCGCTCACCCCCCCGCAGGCGAAGCAGGTCTCCCCTGGGGCACAG GTCCGGGGAGCGGGACCGGTACGGCAGACTCCGGCAGTACCGACGCTCCACCTCCCGGGATcgggacaggaggaggaggaggcgcagcagagatgaagacaAGTTTAAAGGGAGCCTCTCGGAGGGGATGAAGCTGGACCAGGAATCCTCAGAGGATGAAGT GTTGGATGAGTTTGAAAGCGAGGAGATCGATGAAGAAGCTCTCATAGAACAGAGGCGCCAGCAGCGCTTGGCCATCGTCCAG AAATACAAGGCGGTGAACGAAGAGAGCAACATGGTGTCGGAGCCCAGCAGCCCGCAGAGCAGCACGCGCAGCCGCTCGCCGTCACCCGACGACATTCTGGAGCGCGTGGCCGCCGACGTCAAGGAGTACGAGCGGGAGAATCTCAACACCTTTGAGGCCAACATCAAAGCCAAGCACAACTTGATCGCGCAGGAGAAAGACG GAGCCAACCCAAAGAAGCCCTCCGCCCCGGACATGTTTACCGAGTCGGATGACCTGTTTGCCGCCGACTTTGAT agcgccaggaTGAGAGCTGCAGGTCTGGGCAAGGACTTCAAGGAGAACCCCAACCTCAGAGACAATTGGACCGACGCCGAGGGTTACTACC GAGTGAACATCGGAGAGATTCTGGACAAGCGCTATGACGTGTACGGGTACACGGGTCAGGGCGTCTTCAGCAACGTGGTCAGAGCCCGGGACGCCGCCAGAGCCGGCCAGGACGTGGCGGTCAAGATCATCAGGAACAACGAGCTCAT GCAGAAGACGGGCCTGAAGGAGTTGGAGTTCCTCAAGAAGCTGAACGACGCCGATCCGGACGACAAGTTCCACTGCCTCCGTCTGTTCCGGCACTTCTACCACAAGCAGCACCTGTGTCTGGTGTTTGAGCCTCTGAG CATGAACCTTCGGGAGGTTCTGAAGAAGTACGGCAAAGACGTGGGGCTCCACATCAAAGCGGTGCGGTCCTACAGCCAGCAGCTGTTCCTGGCGCTCAAGCTGCTGAAGCGCTGCAACATCCTCCACGCTGACATCAAACCCGACAACATCCTG GTGAACGAGTCAAAAACCATCCTGAAGCTCTGTGATTTTGGCTCCGCCTCTCATGTGGCAGACAATGACATCACGCCGTACCTGGTCAGCAGGTTCTACAGAGCGCCTGAAATCA TCATAGGAAAGCCTTACGACTACGGCATCGACATGTGGTCCGTGGGCTGCACGCTGTACGAGCTGTACACCGGCAAGATCCTGCTGCCGGGATCCTCCAACAACCACATGCTCAAGCTGGCCATGGACCTCAAGGGCAAAATGCCCAACAAG ATGATCCGGAAAGGCTTCTTCAAAGACCAGCACTTCGACCAGAACCTGAACTTCCTGTACATCGAGGTGGACAAAGTGACAGAAAGG GAGAAAGTGACGGTGATGAGCACCATCAACCCCACCAAAGACCTGCTGGCAGACCTGATAGGCGGCCAGCGGCTGCCCGAGGACCAGAGGAAGAAGGTGATGCAGCTGAAGGACCTGCTGGAAGGCACGCTGATGCTGGACCCGGCCAAACGCGTCAGCATCAACCAGGCGCTCCAGCACCCCTTCATCCAGGAGAAGATCTGA
- the prpf4b gene encoding serine/threonine-protein kinase PRP4 homolog isoform X2, whose amino-acid sequence MADVEMDITSRRMNNGNEHVKQDLESHERSGNEDSGDVSEEEEEEEGTAEANGEKAEGSKHHSGSGKHKRKKHKHRSKHKKHKHAANEDKERKRKHRHKHRKHKRKEGSPAPGPALFDPSKKVESSPSSGIPSLDDRALLEDLEKQRAMIKAELDSQLMEGKVQSGMGLILQGYNSGSEEDGDARMRNGEQRPRGSSGKPISPRGGKTGKSRRDSTEASKSNAKRRSRSKSAEKSARESKPDKGTKSSKEAVVRDRGRGRSRSKDRKRSDSKDRKKSNSPPSLRGEQKASRTEKRPSPQRDDKTNQERPSRRSRSPARERPRRSDADRDKRPAKSPSKDTSLGKENRSPHRRGPHSPTRKRSASPRHRDAHHKLAGAPEKAAKQNHSPTRTRSPPRRGRSRSADVRRREADRQESPPRKRSRADVGPARNRSRDKSPRSVSRRRVSRSPLRRRSPSPRRRSRSPPRRRSRSPLGHRSGERDRYGRLRQYRRSTSRDRDRRRRRRSRDEDKFKGSLSEGMKLDQESSEDEVLDEFESEEIDEEALIEQRRQQRLAIVQKYKAVNEESNMVSEPSSPQSSTRSRSPSPDDILERVAADVKEYERENLNTFEANIKAKHNLIAQEKDGANPKKPSAPDMFTESDDLFAADFDSARMRAAGLGKDFKENPNLRDNWTDAEGYYRVNIGEILDKRYDVYGYTGQGVFSNVVRARDAARAGQDVAVKIIRNNELMQKTGLKELEFLKKLNDADPDDKFHCLRLFRHFYHKQHLCLVFEPLSMNLREVLKKYGKDVGLHIKAVRSYSQQLFLALKLLKRCNILHADIKPDNILVNESKTILKLCDFGSASHVADNDITPYLVSRFYRAPEIIIGKPYDYGIDMWSVGCTLYELYTGKILLPGSSNNHMLKLAMDLKGKMPNKMIRKGFFKDQHFDQNLNFLYIEVDKVTEREKVTVMSTINPTKDLLADLIGGQRLPEDQRKKVMQLKDLLEGTLMLDPAKRVSINQALQHPFIQEKI is encoded by the exons ATGGCTGACGTAGAGATGGACATAACGTCCAGAAGAATGAATAATGGAAATGAACACGT TAAACAAGACCTGGAGAGCCATGAAAGGAGCGGCAATGAAGACAGTGGAGACGTgtctgaggaagaagaggaggaagag GGAACAGCCGAAGCGAACGGCGAGAAGGCAGAGGGATCCAAACATCACAGCGGCAGCGGCAAACACAAGCGGAAGAAACACAAGCATCGCAGCAAGCATAAAAAGCACAAGCATGCGGCGAACGAGGACAAGGAGCGAAAACGCAAGCATCGCCACAAACACCGGAAACACAAGCGCAAAGAGGGCTCGCCTGCCCCAGGCCCCGCCCTCTTTGACCCCTCCAAGAAAGTGGAATCGTCTCCGTCCTCCGGGATTCCCAGTCTGGACGACAGAGCTTTGCTGGAGGACTTGGAGAAGCAGAGGGCCATGATCAAAGCCGAGCTGGACAGCCAGTTGATGGAGGGCAAGGTCCAGTCCGGGATGGGCCTGATCCTCCAGGGCTACAACTCTGGTTCTGAAGAGGATGGAGATGCAAGGATGAGGAACGGGGAGCAGCGTCCAAGGGGCAGCTCAGGGAAACCAATATCTCCCAGGGGCGGCAAAACTGGGAAATCTAGACGGGACTCGACCGAGGCCAGTAAATCCAACGCCAAGCGCCGCAGTCGGAGTAAGTCTGCAGAGAAGTCTGCCAGGGAGTCGAAACCGGACAAGGGGACCAAGAGCTCAAAGGAGGCAGTTGTTAGAGACAGAGGTCGCGGCAGGAGCCGGTCAAAAGACCGGAAGCGGTCAGACAGCAAGGACAGGAAAAAGTCCAACTCCCCCCCGAGCCTCCGAGGCGAGCAGAAGGCCAGTCGCACTGAAAAACGTCCGTCTCCACAGCGAGACGACAAAACCAACCAGGAAAGACCAAGCCGGCGGTCCAGGTCACCCGCACGAGAACGGCCGAGGCGCTCTGATGCCGATAGGGACAAACGGCCGGCCAAGTCCCCGTCCAAGGACACTTCCTTAGGTAAAGAGAACCGCTCGCCGCACAGGCGGGGGCCCCACAGTCCCACCAGGAAACGCAGCGCTTCTCCTCGCCACAGAGACGCCCATCACAAGTTGGCCGGTGCCCCGGAGAAGGCGGCGAAACAGAACCACTCTCCGACCAGAACACGGTCCCCCCCCAGGAGAGGACGCAGCCGCTCCGCGGACGTCAGGAGGAGGGAGGCTGACCGGCAGGAGTCCCCGCCAAG AAAGCGCTCTCGGGCAGACGTAGGACCAGCCAGGAACAGATCCCGGGACAAGAGTCCCAGGTCGGTCTCCCGACGCCGAGTGAGTCGCTCTCCTCTCAGGAGGAGGTCCCCATCGCCACGGCGACGCTCGCGCTCACCCCCCCGCAGGCGAAGCAGGTCTCCCCTGGGGCACAG GTCCGGGGAGCGGGACCGGTACGGCAGACTCCGGCAGTACCGACGCTCCACCTCCCGGGATcgggacaggaggaggaggaggcgcagcagagatgaagacaAGTTTAAAGGGAGCCTCTCGGAGGGGATGAAGCTGGACCAGGAATCCTCAGAGGATGAAGT GTTGGATGAGTTTGAAAGCGAGGAGATCGATGAAGAAGCTCTCATAGAACAGAGGCGCCAGCAGCGCTTGGCCATCGTCCAG AAATACAAGGCGGTGAACGAAGAGAGCAACATGGTGTCGGAGCCCAGCAGCCCGCAGAGCAGCACGCGCAGCCGCTCGCCGTCACCCGACGACATTCTGGAGCGCGTGGCCGCCGACGTCAAGGAGTACGAGCGGGAGAATCTCAACACCTTTGAGGCCAACATCAAAGCCAAGCACAACTTGATCGCGCAGGAGAAAGACG GAGCCAACCCAAAGAAGCCCTCCGCCCCGGACATGTTTACCGAGTCGGATGACCTGTTTGCCGCCGACTTTGAT agcgccaggaTGAGAGCTGCAGGTCTGGGCAAGGACTTCAAGGAGAACCCCAACCTCAGAGACAATTGGACCGACGCCGAGGGTTACTACC GAGTGAACATCGGAGAGATTCTGGACAAGCGCTATGACGTGTACGGGTACACGGGTCAGGGCGTCTTCAGCAACGTGGTCAGAGCCCGGGACGCCGCCAGAGCCGGCCAGGACGTGGCGGTCAAGATCATCAGGAACAACGAGCTCAT GCAGAAGACGGGCCTGAAGGAGTTGGAGTTCCTCAAGAAGCTGAACGACGCCGATCCGGACGACAAGTTCCACTGCCTCCGTCTGTTCCGGCACTTCTACCACAAGCAGCACCTGTGTCTGGTGTTTGAGCCTCTGAG CATGAACCTTCGGGAGGTTCTGAAGAAGTACGGCAAAGACGTGGGGCTCCACATCAAAGCGGTGCGGTCCTACAGCCAGCAGCTGTTCCTGGCGCTCAAGCTGCTGAAGCGCTGCAACATCCTCCACGCTGACATCAAACCCGACAACATCCTG GTGAACGAGTCAAAAACCATCCTGAAGCTCTGTGATTTTGGCTCCGCCTCTCATGTGGCAGACAATGACATCACGCCGTACCTGGTCAGCAGGTTCTACAGAGCGCCTGAAATCA TCATAGGAAAGCCTTACGACTACGGCATCGACATGTGGTCCGTGGGCTGCACGCTGTACGAGCTGTACACCGGCAAGATCCTGCTGCCGGGATCCTCCAACAACCACATGCTCAAGCTGGCCATGGACCTCAAGGGCAAAATGCCCAACAAG ATGATCCGGAAAGGCTTCTTCAAAGACCAGCACTTCGACCAGAACCTGAACTTCCTGTACATCGAGGTGGACAAAGTGACAGAAAGG GAGAAAGTGACGGTGATGAGCACCATCAACCCCACCAAAGACCTGCTGGCAGACCTGATAGGCGGCCAGCGGCTGCCCGAGGACCAGAGGAAGAAGGTGATGCAGCTGAAGGACCTGCTGGAAGGCACGCTGATGCTGGACCCGGCCAAACGCGTCAGCATCAACCAGGCGCTCCAGCACCCCTTCATCCAGGAGAAGATCTGA